Below is a genomic region from Rhodopirellula bahusiensis.
TCCGCTGCGTCGGCTGATCCGATCGTTGCGGGCGTTCATGTAGTGAGTCGCCTCTTCAGCAACCAGGATCGTGTCACCGCTGCGAACTTCGGTGCGGAAGCGATGGTGCCCGCCCTCGGCTGCCTTGGCAACGATTTGCATGCGAACTTCTTCGCCAGCATCGATGCGAGCGATCGGGTTGATCAACACCTGGCCGGTGATGACTTTGCCATCGTTGCCTGACAACGATTGGGGTTCGATTCCGTGGCTGAACTGAGCGATCGCACGAACGTCGGTCGCTGGTTTGCTTCCGCGGTTGCGAATCACGATCTGATAGGTCACGTCTTGGCCAACCGGTGCGGGTGCCGAAGGGTCTTCGATCGAAAGGACCAAGTCAGCGATGGCTTCCACGTTGGTGGTCAGAGCAACGCCGGTTTGACCCGCCGCACTGCCTTTGCAGTTGAACGTGAATTCATGTTGGCCGGTCGAATCGAGACGGCACTGGAATTGGTAGTTGCGACGTGCACCAGGAGTCAGCGAAGCAATTTTCCAACGCAACTGATTGTCGATCAACGATGCACCTTCCATGCCACCGATGTAGGTGACGCCCATTGGCAACGTCAACGTTGCGACCACATCGTCGCTGGCGGTGGTGCCGTGGTTGGTCAGTTCCAGTTGATACATCCCGTCCGTGTTTTGATACTTGAGTTCGGGACCCGTCAAAACGGCTTCCAGATCGGCAGCCAAGACACGCACGTTTTTGTCTGCTTCGGCTTTCAGTTCCAAGTCACCAGCGGCCAAGCCGTGGATCTTCAGATCGCCCAAGTCTTGAGCGGTCAGTTCGACTTCGAATTGAGCTTCTTTGCCCGATGGGATATCGCCGATGCGTTGGCTTTGTGGCGTGCTGGATTCAGGTGACAGTGTGAACACAACGTTGGGTGCAATGCCGTCGCCTGGGTTCAAGACGCGAATCGTGTAGGTCTTTGATTGGCCGTAGATGACCTCATCGGGGCCGTCGATCGTCAAAGCCAGTTCGGGTTCTTGAACTTGGATTTGCATGCGTTCCTTTTGAGGAGCGATGGTCCAGTCAACGTTGACGTCGTGGGTACCGCTGCGAGCAGCTTTCAAACGAACGAGCATGCGTTCGGATTGGCCGGCCGCAAGTGTTTCGATTCGCCAGTTCAATTGACGAATGCCGTTTTCGGTTGTACCGGCAACGTCGCCACGGGTGGCTTGTTGACCGACGACATCGGCCCAGTCAGGGATGTGTGCTCGGACGACCAAGCCTTCTGCATCCACGTTGCCGCGATTCTCGACGCGAATTTCGTAGGGGTGCGTTTGGCGAATCATGACCTTCTTGGGGCCAGCCGTGGTGACACGGATGCCGGGCAGTTCGCTGGCAGTCGAAGTCGATTGCACCTCGGTAGCCGGTTGCGTCGCGGGAGCCGAAGTGGTTCCACGCATCGTGTTGGGATAGTCCGCACCGCTGTTGCTGGCGGATGGGCCAGCGACGGAGCGAGCAGGCACTGACGCACGAGCTTGGAAAGGATCCCGAGCTTGGAACTGGTCGTGAGAGACACCGTTGGAGTTGTGCCAAGCCGATTGTGGTTGACCCAAAGTCGATTCGGCAGGTTGTTCATTGGCACCGACTGGCAAGCGATCGCTGATCGGTTGCAACGCGATTCCATTCGTATCGTTGGCTGAAAGCGATCCCGATGGACGCGAGTCAGCACGGCCGCCACCAAACGTTTGCATCTTGGTGGGAGTTTCGTTCGACGCGTCGCCCGCTGGTGCAGAAGTGGTTGGGGCTGGTCCACGAGGTGTGGCAGCGACAAACGAGTCAGCAGGTTTGTTGGTTGGTGTCGTTGCAGGAGCCTGGCGTGCTTCGCCGAGTGTGATCGGTGTCGAAGCTGTTTTCGCTGGGCTGGAAAGTGGAGCAGGTGTTTTGATCGGGGCAGGGGCTTGAACCGGTGCCATGGCAACGCTCTTTGGCGGAACCAGTTGGCTGATCCGGTGCGGTGCGGGAGCTGGAGTCGCGACTGGTTCGCTCTTGGCGATTTGCGGTGCTGGCTTGGCCGGTGCAGGAGTTGCAACGGGAGCTGGTTTGGCTACCGGAGCTGGCGTTGTAGCGACGACTGCTTTCGGCGCGGGTGCTGGTTTCGCAGCAACCTTGGGAACCTCGGTTTGAACGGGAGCCGTTGGTTTGGGTTCCGGTTTTGCCGCTGGCTTTGGATCCGCTTTGGCAATGTCGGCCGATGGTGTCTTCTTCGGCACTGGCTTCAATGCGGGCGCGGGTTTCGCTTCGACCTTGGGTTCGGTCTTGGCGACTACGGTTGGCTTGCGTCGACGTGAAGATTCGGTTGAGGACAATTCTTCGATGGTCGGCTCGGTTTCGACTTTCAGGATCCGACGCGAAACCTTTGGGACGATCTCGACGGGTTCCGATTTGACGGGCGAGATTGCGATTGGCGTGCTTCGAACGACCGGGACCGGGTTGGATTTGCTCTCAACGCGAATCGGTTGCGAGGTCGGCCGGCGCGCGATCGATGCTTCCATCTTGGGCGGTTGTGGCACTTGCGATGTTGGTCGCGGGGTCGAGCGTTGCACGACGCGTGAACCGGCGTTGGGGTCACGCAAAGGTGCCGATCCGCTGGTCGAACGTTGGGCGGTGTTTCCGCTGGTGCTTTGGCTGCGGTGAGTCGGGATGCCGCTCCAATCCACGTCGCGTTCGCTGGGAACCGCGGTGGCTTTGCGTCCGTCATCTTTGGAGCTGCTCGACGACGAGCTTCCGCCGAACAAGCTGCCCAGCAAGCCATTGCTGGATGATCGCGAGGTGGAACGTGATCGAGAGTTCAAACCGCTCAAGATGCCGGTCGATTTGCCGCGGCCGCTGAGCTGTTTCCCGACAACCTGTTGGATTTCCGGGTTGTCCGTTGGTTCTTGAGCCGCAACGCGTTGTGCCTCGAAGGAGGTCCAAGGGGTCGGGCCGACCGTGAAGGACGTCGCGAACATCGCTGCGGCCATGAAGACCGGCAAACGACGGCGTGGCGACGCCAAATGCGTGATGAGTTGACAAAGACCGCGCGACATTTTTGTACTCGTCTCGTGACACGAAAGGGTGATTCGATCGTGGTATCGGCTGTTCGGGTATTCCGTGCTGAATGAATTTGCACGACGATGACGGTTTGGGTGAAAATTTGGTCTGTGTCATTTATGACGTCGGGCTGTTTGCTGCCCCCAAATCAGCACCGGCCGCGTCCGATGTGCTGACCCACCCAACTAGCCAACCTTCCCAAATTACCGAGCGATGGAGTTTCATGTCTCGACGCGAAAAAATCGAAACCATGTTGGCGGACGATCCGACGGACACGTTTCTGAGGTATTCCTTGGCGATGGAATATCGATCCGAGGGCGATCATGAAACGAGTTTGGTGAAACTGCGAGAGTTGTTCACCGATGAACCGCCTTACGTGCCCGCGTTCTTCATGGCCGCGCAGCAGTTGGTCGATCTTGGCCGAGTCGACGAGGCACGTGCGATCTTGCGAGATGGGATCGAACAAGCTCGCACGCAAAACGATTCGCACGCCGCGGCTGAGATGAGCGAGCTGCTCTCATCGATCGGGATGTTGGGCGAAGAAGACGATTTGTAGTCGTCGCTGGCCTTGCCTTGGACTGGATTTCTGTTGCCGTATGCTGGACTTCCTCGTCCGGCAGGAGTTGTCGATTTCGACGGACTTGGAAGTCCATCGTACGGACATGGTGTGAGCGCATCGACGGACTTGGAAGTCCATCGTACGGGCGTGGCGTGAGCGGATCGACGGTCTTGGAAGACCACCGTACGGGCGTTTTGCTGGGGGCGATGGACTTTGGTTCGGTCGACTTCGCCTAGCGGGCTGATAGCGGATGCAACTTCACTTCCTCGATAGCACCTGCAAAACAAGAAGTCTCCTCTCTCCCCGAAGGAGGTCGTGCAGTTTTATTTCACCCTCCCTTTGGGAGGGTCGGCCCGCTTCGGGCCGGGGAGGGTTACGCGCTGGATCCAATGCTCGACCCTCCCCTCGCTTCGCTCGACCCTCCCAGGGGGAGGGTGATGATAAACGCTTGGCAACACAGCAGTTAAAAACTGCACGACCTCCCCAGAGGGAGGGTGATGACAAATGCCCGGCAATACAGCAGTTAAAACTGCACGACCTCGAAGCGGGGCGAGGGGAGCCAGGACATATCCGATGAAAACTTGCGCGAACGGATAGCCACCACTACACCAAACATTCCGCAGCCCAGCGTTCGCCCCGGTTGGCGTCTGGTTAACCGCCGCTAATGCGGTGCGGCTCATTCAATCAACAGGCTGTTACGAGCGGCCGCCGCGACGAGACGCTTTGCCTCGCCCTTTCTTCACGCCACCGGGTTTGGTGGCTGGTTTCTTCCCGGCGGTTCGTTTGCGGATGATGTCCGGGTTGGTACCTCGCTCGGACTTGCTGCGTGATTCCTTGGGGGCGTCCGCGCCAATGACCGTTCCGGTGGATCCGCCACTTTTGAGAGTTCGCTTCTTGACAGGTTTGGAGGTCTTGGGACCGGTCGAATTCGTCCTGGTTTGAGGTGCACGACTCTTCTTGACTGCCTTTCGGCTGCCTTTGGCCGCGGGGCGTCCGCCGGTTCCCTTGGCCGCAACATTGCGACTGGCGCCACCGGGCCGACGTTTGATCGATTGTTTGGATGAGGGACGCGATGGTGGGGCTGACTTGGCTGCTTTTTCGGCGGCGTCGATGCTGCGTCGCATCTTGTCGACTTCGTCTCGCGTCAGTTTGCGATAGGCACCACGAGGAACATCGCCCAGCTTCAACGGTCCAATCGCGACGCGACGGAGCTGTTGAACCTTGTGACCAAAGCGAGCTAGGATACGGCGGATCTCGCGGTTCTTGCCCTCTTTCAGCCGGATTTCCATCTCGGTGGCTTTGGGTCGAGCCTTGATGATCTTGGCTCCGTCGACTTGAACCAAGCCTTCGGCGATGTAGATGCCTTCTCGCATCTTCTTCATTGTCTCACCGCGAACTTCGCCAGCGACGACGACTCGGTAAACCTTTTGGATGCCGAACTTCGGGTGAGCCAGCTTTTGGGCCAGGTCGCCGTCGTTGGTCAGCAGAATCAGGCCTTCGCTGGAGATGTCCAAGCGTCCAACCGGGAAAACTCGCTCGGTCGGCGGGACCAAGTCGATCACGCGAGGACGGCCGCGTGGGTCACGGTTGGTGGTCACGATGCCAACGGGTTTGTTGACGACGTAGTAAACCAGTTTCTGCGGTCGCAGAAAGTTGCCGTCGACGCGAACCTTTTGGACGTCCGGGTCGACGGTGGTGCTCAGTTCCGTGATCGTCTCGCCGTCAACATCCACCCGCCCTTCGCGAATCAGATCTTCGCACTGTCGGCGGCTGCCAAAGCCAGCGGAGGCGAGCAATTGATTGATTCGTTTTGCCGAGGACGCCGACTTGTCTTTCGACGAAGACTTGGCGTGTTGGGATTTGGAGGACGAGGGTTGGCGTGGCATGAAAGGACGAGCAAAGAATAAGGTAGGGCTGGCAGGACTTGAACCCGCGACCTAGGAATTATGAGTTCCCAGCTCTAACCAACTGAGCTACAGCCCCGAAATGCGAGATTCGCAGGGGCAAATGATAGCTGCCCACCCGGGTTTGTGACAGTGATGAAGTTGCGAGTCGAACGACGAAGTCCGCCCGCGCTGGTCGCGAAAATCGCTCGACTGGGCTGAACGGATCACTCCTCGGGTCTGAACTGATTGCTCCCGCGTTCCGGCTCAGCTTTGCGGTGTCGCGGATGCCATCTCGGCCGATCCCAATCGCGGGCAGACTCGATGCAGGACGTCGGCCAGCAATTCGATGTCGTGGTCACGGTGGGCGGACGTGATCGAAACTCGAAGTCGTGATTGCCCCGGCGCGACCGTGGGTGGTCGAATCGCGGGAATGAAGAAGCCGTTGTCCCGCATCGCTTCGCTGGCGTGAACCGTCTCCGCCTCGTCGCCGATGATCAACGGCACAATCGGGATTCCAGCCTCTAGACCGCCCGCTTCCAAGTTCATCCGGCGGCGGAACAGCCGCGAAAGATGGGCGAGTCGATCGCGGCGATCTTGCCACAGCGAAAGCCGCTGGATCACTCGATGAGCACCCTCGGCGACGATCGGTGCCAATGCGGTGCTGTAGATCAACGAACGACAGGAGTTGACGAGCGTGTCGATCACGACTTGAGGCCCGGCCACGAACCCTCCTTGGTGACCGACCGCTTTGCTGAGCGTTCCGATTCGGACCGTGACTCGATCCGACACGCCCATGGCGTCGCAGAGTCCACCGCCACGCCGTCCAAGCACTCCGGTTCCGTGTGCTTCGTCCACGATCAAATGAGCACCAAATCGCTCGGCCAGTTCGACCAATTGTGGAAGCGGTGCAATGTCACCGTCCATGCTGAAGACACCATCGGTGACAATCCAAATCAATCCGCCTTTGCCGGCGCGATCGCTCAAGACATGTTCGACGAAGTCGAGGTCACGGTGGGGGTAGATCACACGTTCGGCTTTTGACAGCCGACAGCCATCGATCAACGATGCGTGATTGAGTTCATCGCTGAGGATCAAGTCACCTTCGCCGGCCAATGTCGCGATTGCGCCCGAGCAGGCGGCGTAACCCGACGGGAACACAACTGCGGCTTCGGCCATTTCCAATTCAGCGATGCAACGTGCGAGTGCCTCATGACGAGGCGTCCAACCACAAACCAACGCACTGGCGGTTGCACCATGCGTTTCGTGTGCGGACTGCAGATCACAAC
It encodes:
- a CDS encoding DUF11 domain-containing protein — encoded protein: MSRGLCQLITHLASPRRRLPVFMAAAMFATSFTVGPTPWTSFEAQRVAAQEPTDNPEIQQVVGKQLSGRGKSTGILSGLNSRSRSTSRSSSNGLLGSLFGGSSSSSSSKDDGRKATAVPSERDVDWSGIPTHRSQSTSGNTAQRSTSGSAPLRDPNAGSRVVQRSTPRPTSQVPQPPKMEASIARRPTSQPIRVESKSNPVPVVRSTPIAISPVKSEPVEIVPKVSRRILKVETEPTIEELSSTESSRRRKPTVVAKTEPKVEAKPAPALKPVPKKTPSADIAKADPKPAAKPEPKPTAPVQTEVPKVAAKPAPAPKAVVATTPAPVAKPAPVATPAPAKPAPQIAKSEPVATPAPAPHRISQLVPPKSVAMAPVQAPAPIKTPAPLSSPAKTASTPITLGEARQAPATTPTNKPADSFVAATPRGPAPTTSAPAGDASNETPTKMQTFGGGRADSRPSGSLSANDTNGIALQPISDRLPVGANEQPAESTLGQPQSAWHNSNGVSHDQFQARDPFQARASVPARSVAGPSASNSGADYPNTMRGTTSAPATQPATEVQSTSTASELPGIRVTTAGPKKVMIRQTHPYEIRVENRGNVDAEGLVVRAHIPDWADVVGQQATRGDVAGTTENGIRQLNWRIETLAAGQSERMLVRLKAARSGTHDVNVDWTIAPQKERMQIQVQEPELALTIDGPDEVIYGQSKTYTIRVLNPGDGIAPNVVFTLSPESSTPQSQRIGDIPSGKEAQFEVELTAQDLGDLKIHGLAAGDLELKAEADKNVRVLAADLEAVLTGPELKYQNTDGMYQLELTNHGTTASDDVVATLTLPMGVTYIGGMEGASLIDNQLRWKIASLTPGARRNYQFQCRLDSTGQHEFTFNCKGSAAGQTGVALTTNVEAIADLVLSIEDPSAPAPVGQDVTYQIVIRNRGSKPATDVRAIAQFSHGIEPQSLSGNDGKVITGQVLINPIARIDAGEEVRMQIVAKAAEGGHHRFRTEVRSGDTILVAEEATHYMNARNDRISRRSGPGGNEFSLPLR
- a CDS encoding tetratricopeptide repeat protein, yielding MNLHDDDGLGENLVCVIYDVGLFAAPKSAPAASDVLTHPTSQPSQITERWSFMSRREKIETMLADDPTDTFLRYSLAMEYRSEGDHETSLVKLRELFTDEPPYVPAFFMAAQQLVDLGRVDEARAILRDGIEQARTQNDSHAAAEMSELLSSIGMLGEEDDL
- a CDS encoding pseudouridine synthase, with translation MPRQPSSSKSQHAKSSSKDKSASSAKRINQLLASAGFGSRRQCEDLIREGRVDVDGETITELSTTVDPDVQKVRVDGNFLRPQKLVYYVVNKPVGIVTTNRDPRGRPRVIDLVPPTERVFPVGRLDISSEGLILLTNDGDLAQKLAHPKFGIQKVYRVVVAGEVRGETMKKMREGIYIAEGLVQVDGAKIIKARPKATEMEIRLKEGKNREIRRILARFGHKVQQLRRVAIGPLKLGDVPRGAYRKLTRDEVDKMRRSIDAAEKAAKSAPPSRPSSKQSIKRRPGGASRNVAAKGTGGRPAAKGSRKAVKKSRAPQTRTNSTGPKTSKPVKKRTLKSGGSTGTVIGADAPKESRSKSERGTNPDIIRKRTAGKKPATKPGGVKKGRGKASRRGGRS
- a CDS encoding aminotransferase class I/II-fold pyridoxal phosphate-dependent enzyme, which translates into the protein MSLQPLHDRLESIAQEGRTRKLHSRRVEGVHVVEADGRRLMNFGGNDYLGVVADETRGCDLQSAHETHGATASALVCGWTPRHEALARCIAELEMAEAAVVFPSGYAACSGAIATLAGEGDLILSDELNHASLIDGCRLSKAERVIYPHRDLDFVEHVLSDRAGKGGLIWIVTDGVFSMDGDIAPLPQLVELAERFGAHLIVDEAHGTGVLGRRGGGLCDAMGVSDRVTVRIGTLSKAVGHQGGFVAGPQVVIDTLVNSCRSLIYSTALAPIVAEGAHRVIQRLSLWQDRRDRLAHLSRLFRRRMNLEAGGLEAGIPIVPLIIGDEAETVHASEAMRDNGFFIPAIRPPTVAPGQSRLRVSITSAHRDHDIELLADVLHRVCPRLGSAEMASATPQS